One window of Papaver somniferum cultivar HN1 chromosome 9, ASM357369v1, whole genome shotgun sequence genomic DNA carries:
- the LOC113308297 gene encoding zinc finger HIT domain-containing protein 2-like, translating into MAEENQMVVMKEKDSVAEDTISALMGDTVITKEKSSEAFDALPANKIVCRVCQKQFSQYTCPRCNLRYCSLQCYKGHSLRCTESFMRENVMAELHQTQPDDNSKQKMLDILKRFHSEEEPIEDMDHSDDDDNDDHTLSEEIMQKILSGNQVSLDDLSPEEVQQFQRAVASGELSKLIKPWDPWWFNLSAKTISFSHKGTQLVKPLNQQDDTALPLQDTLEGGQSSEVPPGPESPLLPINKLSSTNPSPLLSVHLIDIIYSYCFTLRLYNGDWKSDAFDAAVVVLSLSSVLGEGVQPESVTEALAHSLKQTCSASYKHAGGLRFGVGLIDDVVTLLHLGRNALVCALCDLQRLIQAGGHEFRSGNLRKLKKSEMKTKLKLVDRKIYFMMCWVYGQPNEAWTSLATLVEMEKGAMAEVYSGGKSKPININGEQESKNKVFIEEVK; encoded by the exons ATGGCAGAAGAGAATCAAATGGTTGTCATGAAAGAGAAGGACAGTGTGGCAGAG GACACTATTTCGGCTTTAATGGGAGACACAGTGATAACTAAAGAGAAGTCTTCTGAAGCATTTGATGCTTTGCCAGCAAACAAGATCGTATGCCGCGT ATGCCAGAAGCAATTTTCACAATATACTTGTCCCAGATGCAACTTGAGGTACTGTTCCCTTCAATGCTATAAG GGGCATAGTCTTCGATGTACAGAATCTTTTATGCGAGAAAATGTAATGGCAGAGTTGCACCAGACACAGCCAGATGATAACTCAAAACAGAAAATGCTGGACATATTGAAACGATTTCACTCGGAAGAGGAACCAATTGAAGACATGGATCACagcgatgatgatgataatgatg ATCATACTTTATCGGAAGAGATTATGCAGAAGATTTTATCAG GAAATCAAGTTAGTTTGGATGACTTATCTCCAGAAGAAGTACAACAGTTTCAGAGAGCAGTGGCATCTGGTGAACTAAGTAAACTAATAAAACCCTGGGATCCATGGTGGTTTAACCTTTCTGCAAAAACAATTTCATTTAGCCACAAAGGAACTCAACTCGTGAAGCCACTGAACCAACAAGATGATACGGCATTGCCACTACAGGATACCCTTGAAGGTGGTCAATCCAGTGAGGTTCCTCCTGGACCTGAAAGCCCACTTCTGCCTATCAACAAACTGAGTTCAACAAATCCATCCCCGCTTTTGTCAGTTCACCTTATCGATATTATATATAGCTACTGCTTTACACTTCGCCTCTACAATGGAGATTGGAAATCTGATGCGTTTGATGCAGCCGTGGTCGTTTTAAGCTTGTCCTCTGTATTAGGCGAAGGTGTGCAACCTGAGAGTGTAACAGAAGCCCTAGCCCACAGCTTGAAGCAAACATGTTCCGCATCTTATAAGCATGCAGGTGGGCTTCGATTCGGAGTGGGTCTTATTGATGATGTCGTAACACTGCTTCATCTTGGACGAAACGCACTGGTTTGTGCTCTTTGTGATCTACAGAGACTTATTCAGGCCGGAGGACATGAGTTCAGATCCGGGAACTTGAGAAAGTTGAAGAAGAGTGAGATGAAGACTAAGCTTAAACTTGTTGACAGGAAAATATATTTCATGATGTGCTGGGTTTATGGACAACCAAATGAAGCTTGGACTTCATTGGCAACCCTTGTTGAAATGGAAAAGGGTGCTATGGCTGAAGTTTATAGTGGAGGTAAAAGTAAACCAATTAATATCAATGGTGAACAGGAATCCAAAAACAAGGTTTTCATTGAGGAAGTTAAGTAA